Proteins encoded together in one Hypomesus transpacificus isolate Combined female unplaced genomic scaffold, fHypTra1 scaffold_224, whole genome shotgun sequence window:
- the LOC124462536 gene encoding uncharacterized protein LOC124462536, with protein sequence MDFFSKILWTARNQEGAGTTLGEEVEQTVEKTVDVAESLKTMQEQLHCCDDMLKQWVVDVKQWASSRSAAPGPVDAQSLQITIEALFVSICQKKHYLYRQNDRNKRRKKITQKIAQEKKRLLEDIQRYNQQPDGDLVDTELVVQKLSNKAAESMIWPWQEQNTDGVDILTKKKLFDHVMLASRLKEEKQIFVKEMLQHCQYLKDSVAKVQTLMGTVLVSTQTGSLPNGLTEEGSKGLISALKRRLQDLRLQQQTIAGTYRCTLKPSNRLVEEEDREMEEDMDWQRGNSSDDDSDEEEDAEN encoded by the exons ATGGATTTCTTCTCAAAG ATTCTGTGGACTGCAAGGAACCAGGAGGGCGCCGGCACCACTCTCGGTGAAGAAGTAGAGCAA ACAGTAGAGAAGACTGTGGATGTAGCTGAGAGCCTGAAGACAATGCAGGAGCAGTTGCATTGCTGTGATGACATGCTGAAACAATGGGTTGTTGATGTCAAGCAGTGGGCCAGTAGCA GAAGCGCAGCACCTGGTCCTGTTGATGCTCAAAGTTTGCAGATCACAATCGAAGCACTCTTTGTGAGCATTTGTCAGAAAAAGCACTACCTTTACAGACAAAATG ATCGCAACAAAAGGCGAAAGAAAATAACTCAAAAGATAGCCCAGGAAAAGAAACGGTTGCTGGAAGACATCCAGAGATACAACCAACAGCCTGATGGTGACCTTGTGGACACAGAGTTAGTTGTGCAGAAACTCTCTAACAAAGCTGCAGAGAGCATGATCTGGCCTTGGCAGGAACAGAACACAG ACGGTGTGGACATCCTTACAAAGAAGAAGCTCTTTGACCACGTAATGCTTGCCTCACGACTAAAAGAGGAAAAGCAGATATTTGTGAAGGAGATGCTGCAGCACTGCCAGTACCTCAAGGACTCAGTGGCAAAGGTCCAGACACTGATGGGCACTGTTTTAgtgagcacacagacaggaa GCTTGCCAAATGGATTAaccgaggaggggtccaagggccTCATCAGTGCACTAAAAAGAAGACTGCAAGACCTGAGACTCCAACAGCAGACCATAGCAGGCACCTACAGATGCACTCTCAAACCAAGTAACAggctggtggaagaggaggacagggaaatggAAGAAGACATGGACTGGCAACGTGGCAACAGCTCGGATGATGatagtgatgaggaggaggatgcagagaattgA